Genomic window (Saccharothrix australiensis):
CGGTTCGACCGGTGTTTCCGGTTGATCGCGAATATGTGCGGCAGCGGCGGTGGCGCGCGATTCGCGCTCGGCGCCGGCGGCGGTCATCCGGTGATCGGGTCGGCGGTCGTGTGGTATGCCGATCGGCGCGGTGGACGCGGTCGCGCCGCGCGGTTCAGTTCATCGCCTGAGTGTCGCGCGGCGGCGCGACCGGGTCGCGGCCGTCGGACTGGCCGGCCGCCATGCGCCGGCCGCGTTCCAGTTCGGCGTCCAGCTCCGCGCCGAGCAGCAACGCCAGGTTCGAGATCCACAGCCAGACCAGGAACACGATCACGCCGGCCAGCGAGCCGTAGGTCTTGTTGTAAGAACCGGCGTTGGCCACGTACAGGGCGAACCCGGCGGAGGCCGCGACCCACGCCAGCACCGCCAGCAGCCCGCCCGGCGTGATCCACAGCCAGCTCGGTTGGCGCACGTTCGGCGACGCCCAGAACAGCAGGCCGATCGCGAGGCTGGCCAACAGCAGCAGCACCGGCCACTTCGCGATGTCCCACACCGTGACGACGGTCGCGCCGAGCCCCAGCACCTCGCCCAGCCACGCGGCCACCCCGCCGGTGAGCGTGACGCCGAGCGCGGTGAGCGCCAGCAGCACCACCACGCCGACGGTCAGCGCCAGCCGCAGCGGGATCACCTTCCAGAACGGGCGGCCCTCCTCGACGTCGTAGATCGAGTTCGCCGCGCGCATGAACGCGCCCACGTACCCGGAGGCCGACCACAGCGCGGTGACCAGGCCGACGATCGCGAGCGGCCCGGCGACGCCGCTGGAGCGCTGGAGGTTGTCGATGCCGTCGGAGATCAGCTGCTGGGCCTCGCCGGGGCCCAGCAGGTCGAGGCTGTCCTTGACGGACCGCGTGGCGTCCGGGCCGAGCAGGCCGAGCAGCGAGGTGAGCAGCAGGAGGCCGGGGAACAGCGACAGCACCGCGTAGTAGGTCAGCGCGGCGGCCCAATCGGTGAGGCCGTCGTCGCCGAACTCCTCGACCGTCCGCTTGAGGACCGCCCACCAGGAGCGGCCGGGCAGTTGCGTCGGTGCGTCGGGTGCGTGCGCCATGCGCGAGGGGTTACCCCCGGGGCGGTTCGCGCACACCGCGTCGTCGGGACGCGGTGCGGGGGAACGGTTCGCGCGCGCCGCACCGCCGGGGCGACGGCCGCCGTCCACTGTGGACCGCAGGGTCGACCCGGTCGGCTCCGGGCTCCGGCTTGCGGCTCCGGCTTGCGGGACGACGACGGCGGCGGCGCGCCGGGGGAGTGCCGGTGGTGCCCGTGCTGGTGGTGCCCGTGCTGGTGGTGCGCTGTGCCGGTGGCGTTACGGTCGCGCGGACGTGTCCGTCGGCCGCACGCCGTGGTGCCACGCCGGTTCGCGGAACAGGTCCGTGTAGGTGCGCTGCTCATCGGCGGGCCGGGCCGGGCCGGTGTGGGTCTCGTGCGACTCCGGGTGGCTGAACAGGCCGTGTGCCGGCTGTGCGGCCGTCGCGCGGGTCGTGCGCAGGGCGTCCGCCCGTGCGTCCTGACGAGGAACGAAGTGCATGTGTGTCCGACTTTCTCCGCACCCGGCACGTGCTCACCACGAGCGGTGGCGAGGCTGCCGTGCGGTGCGAGTGTGTTCGGGGAGCGCCCAGTGGCGCCTCCACCCGATACCACCGACGGTACACCCTCACCCGCCCCGGCCGCACGGCACCGCCTACGGTGATCGTGACGGGAGTGCGGGGCCGACGGCGTCGAAGGGGGTGACGTGCACCAGGAAGCTCATCCGCCGGAACCGTGGGACCTGCGCGGCGACGGCTGGGTCTCGGCGTGGCTGGTGCGGTCGTCGGCGCTGCCCGCGCTGCCCGCCCCGACCAGGCCGTTGACGCTGCTGGGCGTCGCGCTGGTGTGCACCGCGTTCGCCGACTACCGGCCGGGCGGCGTGCTCGCGTACCACGAGCTGGTCGCCGTGGTCCCGGTGCGGCGCGGCGCGCGGATCGGCCTGTCGATCACGCACGCCTGGGTCGACAGCGCGGCCTCGCGGGCAGGTGGGCGCGCGCTGTGGGGCATCCCGAAGGAGGCGGCGCGCTTCGAGGTGGACCCGCGCGGCTCCGCGTCGGCGCACGACGGGCGTCGCGCGGTGGCGTCCGTCCGGCTCGGCGGGCCGGTGCGGTGGCGGCTGCCGGTTCGCGCGCGGGCGTCGGTGTGGCAGGGCGTGCCGGGTGGCGTGGCGCGGACGCCGCTGCGGTACCGGGGCGGGGTCGGGTTCGCGCGGCTGTCGTGGCGCGTCGACCCGGCCGGGCCGCTGGGGTGGCTGCGGGCGGCCCGGCCGCTGTTCGGGCTGGCGCTCACCGACTTCCGGCTGCGGTTCGGTCCCCGCCGGTCCCGGTCGTCGCGCGGATGAGGGGCCACCGTCCGCCGGCGGGGGGAGTGCGACGCGCGCGTGCCACCGGATGCCGCAGCGGCCACGGCACTCCGGGTAGACTCTTCCGCGATCGCGGTGGCTCGCACGTCCGCCGCGGACCGACATCCGGGTTCAGCAGGCAGCCCACCACTACTTTCTCGCTCCGAGAGGTGACCTGGTGGCAGACCCGCGCCGACCGAAGCCCCGCACCGCCGGCGTCACCCGGTCGGGTGGAATCGAGCCGGCCGCGACGCACGATCCCGTGCGCGCGACGCCCGACCGCCACGCCCGCGGCCTGGCGACCCGCCGGGTGTTCGGTGCATCCTTCGAGGGAATCACGGAAAGGGCACCCGCACGTCATGACGCACAGCGGTGAACCCGGACCGGACCGGCGCGGGTCGGCGGTGGCCGTCCGGCGGTCGTGCGGGCACGGGCGGCACGAGCACCTGTGCTGGTCGTACGGCGAGCCGAGCGAGTTCACCGGCCGCGCCGGGCGGTTCCTCGCCGACGGGCTCGCCCTCGGGCAGCGCGTCCGGCTCGTCGGTGCCGGCGACGCCGACGCCCTGACCGCCCTGCTGCGCGGCACGGCGGGGCTCGGCGCGGCGCTCGACAGCGGTGCGGCGCAGGTCGTCCCGCCCGCCGCGAGCCACGCCGTCACCGACCCGGAGGCCCTGGTCGCCGCCCACGCCGCGGCCACCGAGGAGGCCCTGGCGGACGGCTACACCGGTCTCCGCGTGGTCGCCGAGGCCACCGCCCTCGTGCGGACCCCCGCGCACCTGGCCGCGCTCCTGCGCTACGAATACCTGGTGGACCGCTACATGGTGGGTCGCCCGTTCGCCGCGATGTGCGGCTACGACCGGGCGGAACTGGGGGAGGACGTCATGGCGCAGCTCGTCGGTGTGCACCCCCGCGCCAACCGGCCGGGCCCGTTCCGGCTGCACGCCGGGCACGTGCCGGACGCGGCCGTCCAGCTCGGCGGCGAACTCGACTTCAGCGGCGACGAACTGCTGGCGACCCTGCTGGCGCGCGTGGACCCCGAGCCGTCGAACGGCGAGTTCGTGGTGCACGCGCCCGACCTGACGTTCATCGACCACCACGGCCTGCTGACCCTGGCCGCGCACGCCCGGCGGCGGGGCGCGACCGCCGTGCTGCGCACCGGCTGGGCAGGCGCGGCGCGCGTCGTCGCCCTCCTCGACCTCCCCGACGTGCGGGTGGAGCCCCTCTCATGACCGCGCCCGCGGACGAGCTGTTCGTCCACCCCGCCCTGTTCTACGGCTCGGCCGAGGAGTACCTCGCCGCGCTGGTCCCGTTCGCCGTCGACGGCCTCGCCGCCGGCCAGCCGGTCGCCATCGCGGTGCCGGGGCGGAAGCTCGACCTGGTCCGGGACGGCCTCGGCGCGGACGCGCGGCACGTCACCCTGCTCGACATGGCGCAGGAGGGGCGCAACCCCGGCCGGATCATCGCGCGGGTGCTGCGCCGGTTCGCCGACCGGCACCGCGACCGCCACGTGCGGATCGTCGGCGAGCCGATCTGGGCAGGCCGCTCGGGCGTGGAGTACCCGGCGTGCGCCCAGCACGAGGCGCTGATCAACGCGGCCTTCGCCGGCCGCGACGTCACCATCCTGTGCCCGTACGACACGTCCGAACTGGACGACCGCGCGCTGGCCGACGCCAGGGCGACGCACCCGGTGATCTGGGAGGCCGCGCGGCGCTACGCCAGCGACCACTACGCGCCCGACGCGGTGGTGGCCCGCTACAACGAGCCCTTCCCGGACCCCGGCGAGGGGGTCGTGGTGATCACCGGCACGGCGGGGCTGGGCGAGGCCCGGCGGCTCGCGGTGCGGCACGCCGTGGCGGCCGGGCTGCCGGAGGACCGTGTGGCCGACCTGGAGCTGATCGTCACCGAGCTGACCACGAACAGCCTGCGGCACACCGACGGGCCGAGCCGGCTGGCGGTGCGGCGGGAGCACGACCACCTGGTGTGCGAGGTCCGCGACACCGGGCGGCTGGCCGATCCGCTGGCGGGTCGTCGGCCGGCGGAGCCGGGGCAGCCGTCGGGGCGGGGTCTGCTGCTGGTGAACGACCTGGCGGACCTCGTCCGCGTGCACACCGGGGTCGACGGTACGACCGTGCGGGCCCTGCTGCGCCTGGACGGGTGAGCGTGCGCGTCCTGCTGCGCCTGGACGGGTGAGCCGGTCGCACCCCCGGCGGTGGGGCGGTGGCCCGACCGCCACGCGCTCGGGCGTCCGGCGCGCGACCTTCGTCGCACGGCGGACGCCCGGAATCGTCGGTTCGTGTGGAAGCGCGGTCGTGGTGTCACACGGTGTGGCGGGAAGCCTCTTCGACGGCCTCGCGCGGCACGTCCACGGCGAGGCCGCCGCGAACCTTCGTACCGGACCGCACCGGGCGGTCGAGCGACACCCGCAGGGGCAGCAGGCGTGCGCCGTCCCGGTTGGCCGCCCGCAGCAGGGGCAGCAGCCGGGTCCGCTGGTCGCCCGGAGTGGCCAGCCGCACGGCGCGCGGGTCGCCGGGGTGCTCGCCGCGGAGCAGCCGGTGCGCGAACCGCGCGACCGCGGCCGGCGGCGGCACGAGCGACCCGTGCAGGTAGGCGACCGTCACGAGGTCCAGCCCGCTCTGCGTCTCCAGCGCCGCGGACCACCCGTGCTCCTCGTCCCACAGCAGCGCCACGTCCCGGTCGGGGAACGACGGCAGCCGGCCGTCCAACGCGAGGTAGGCGTTGGCGGGCGGGCCCGCGTCGATGTAGGAGCAGTCGCCACCGAGCCCCAGCGCGCCGGTGACCCGTTTGACGTAGCGCCGCAACTCCAGCGCCACCGCTTCGTCGAATTCCTCGTCCACCACAACTACCGCCCAGCACTCGTGTCCCTGGCGTCGGCCGCTCGACGCTGTCCACGGATACCCGGAAGTGCGGCTTTTTACCGTTTATCGGCTACTGTACCGATTCAGTTACCACGGCTGGTCATGGGGAACACCCGTACGGGCGTCGCTCGGCCGGCGGGGATCGGCCGGCGGGATCGGCCGGTTTGAGGCCGGCGGGGGCGGTTACCCCTCGCGCATGTCGATCGCCGCGATGTTCGGCCGGGTCCGTGACGCGTACTCCGGTGGGGCCGACCGCCCGCTGGGCGGGTACCTGGGAGCGTTGGCCACCTATGCCGGCCTGGTCGGCGCGGCCGTCGCCGTGGGGCGTCGGCGGGGTGCGCGCCTGCCCGAGCGCTGGGCGGCGTCGGACCTCGTCCTGTTCG
Coding sequences:
- a CDS encoding YihY/virulence factor BrkB family protein → MAHAPDAPTQLPGRSWWAVLKRTVEEFGDDGLTDWAAALTYYAVLSLFPGLLLLTSLLGLLGPDATRSVKDSLDLLGPGEAQQLISDGIDNLQRSSGVAGPLAIVGLVTALWSASGYVGAFMRAANSIYDVEEGRPFWKVIPLRLALTVGVVVLLALTALGVTLTGGVAAWLGEVLGLGATVVTVWDIAKWPVLLLLASLAIGLLFWASPNVRQPSWLWITPGGLLAVLAWVAASAGFALYVANAGSYNKTYGSLAGVIVFLVWLWISNLALLLGAELDAELERGRRMAAGQSDGRDPVAPPRDTQAMN
- a CDS encoding acetoacetate decarboxylase family protein, which encodes MHQEAHPPEPWDLRGDGWVSAWLVRSSALPALPAPTRPLTLLGVALVCTAFADYRPGGVLAYHELVAVVPVRRGARIGLSITHAWVDSAASRAGGRALWGIPKEAARFEVDPRGSASAHDGRRAVASVRLGGPVRWRLPVRARASVWQGVPGGVARTPLRYRGGVGFARLSWRVDPAGPLGWLRAARPLFGLALTDFRLRFGPRRSRSSRG
- a CDS encoding MEDS domain-containing protein → MTHSGEPGPDRRGSAVAVRRSCGHGRHEHLCWSYGEPSEFTGRAGRFLADGLALGQRVRLVGAGDADALTALLRGTAGLGAALDSGAAQVVPPAASHAVTDPEALVAAHAAATEEALADGYTGLRVVAEATALVRTPAHLAALLRYEYLVDRYMVGRPFAAMCGYDRAELGEDVMAQLVGVHPRANRPGPFRLHAGHVPDAAVQLGGELDFSGDELLATLLARVDPEPSNGEFVVHAPDLTFIDHHGLLTLAAHARRRGATAVLRTGWAGAARVVALLDLPDVRVEPLS
- a CDS encoding anti-sigma factor RsbA family regulatory protein — translated: MTAPADELFVHPALFYGSAEEYLAALVPFAVDGLAAGQPVAIAVPGRKLDLVRDGLGADARHVTLLDMAQEGRNPGRIIARVLRRFADRHRDRHVRIVGEPIWAGRSGVEYPACAQHEALINAAFAGRDVTILCPYDTSELDDRALADARATHPVIWEAARRYASDHYAPDAVVARYNEPFPDPGEGVVVITGTAGLGEARRLAVRHAVAAGLPEDRVADLELIVTELTTNSLRHTDGPSRLAVRREHDHLVCEVRDTGRLADPLAGRRPAEPGQPSGRGLLLVNDLADLVRVHTGVDGTTVRALLRLDG
- a CDS encoding DUF6292 family protein; protein product: MDEEFDEAVALELRRYVKRVTGALGLGGDCSYIDAGPPANAYLALDGRLPSFPDRDVALLWDEEHGWSAALETQSGLDLVTVAYLHGSLVPPPAAVARFAHRLLRGEHPGDPRAVRLATPGDQRTRLLPLLRAANRDGARLLPLRVSLDRPVRSGTKVRGGLAVDVPREAVEEASRHTV